The nucleotide window TAAAGAGAGGGGACCACGTTATAGCGTTCGATGACCTCTACGGCGGCACTAAAAGGCTCTTCAACCAGGTGATGGAGCGCTTTGGACTTGAGTTCACCTACGTCGATGCAAGAAATCCAGAGAACGTTAGAAAGGCAATAAGAGAAAATACGCGGATGATCTGGCTCGAAACCCCCACGAACCCGCTCCTGAAGCTTGCAGACATAAAGGCGATAGCCGAGATCGCCCACGAGGGGGACATCATACTGGTAGTGGACAACACCTTCGCGAGCCCCTACTTCCAGAACCCCCTTGACCTCGGAGCGGATATAACCCTCCACAGCGTCACCAAGTACCTCGGCGGGCACTCGGATGTCGTCGGTGGGGCGGTTATGGTAAACGATGGTGAGCTCTATGAAAAGCTCAGGTTCCACCAGAACGCGGTTGGAGCTGTTCTTTCGCCCTTTGACTCCTGGCTGGTCATGAGGGGCATCAAAACCCTCGCCATCAGGATGGAGAGGCACGAGAAGAACGCCATGGCAATAGCGGAGTACCTCGAAGGGCACCCGCTGGTTGAGAGGGTCTACTATCCTGGATTGCCCTCACACCCGCAGCACGAGCTCGCGAAGAGACAGATGCGCGGCTTCGGCGGAATGCTCTCCTTTGAGCTCAAAGGCGGCCTTGAGGAGGCGGTGAGGTTCGTGGAGAGCCTTGAGATATTCGCTCTGGCGGAGAGCCTCGGAGGTGTCGAGTCGCTCATAGAGCTGCCGGCGATCATGACGCACGCCTCTGTCCCCCGGGAAGAGAGGGAGAAGGTGGGAATAAAAGACTCGCTCATCAGGGTCTCGGTGGGGATAGAGGACGTTGAAGACCTCATCGAAGACCTTGAGAGGGGATTCCAGGCGGTGAGAGCATGATACCCGATATTGATGAGGTGCGGCTCTTCCTTCGGAGGCTGGGCTTTGAGGAAAGTTCACTCAGAGAGCTGATAGAGCAGATAGAATACTTTGAGACGGAGGCTCCCGAGAGGGACGACATCGTCAGGGACTACCTCAGGGACGAGTGCATAGAGCGGCTCGTGAAGGAGATAGTGAGGGAAATCCTGCGGCTGGGAAAGGGAAGGGTGAAGCTCCTCGACGTTGCCGCTGGCTCGGGTTTTTTCACCGAGGGGATCATGAGGAAGCTCGAGGAAAACGGAATCAGTGTGGAGGTTTACGGGCTGGACATAACGCCAAGCATGCTGAAGAGGCTTAGAGATAAGGGCATAACCCCAATCTGGGGCGTCGCCGAGAGAATCGGGGACTCGATACGGATAGCCAACGAGTACTACGGACTCGAAGTGCCGGAGAAGTTCGACATCGTGGTCTCCACACTGGCATTTCACCATTTCCTCAACCCGGAGGAGGTCCTGAGAAGCATCAAAGACGTCCTTGGGGAAGAGGGCAGGGCGATAATCGTTGATGTCCTCAAGCACAGCCATGAGGAGTTCAGGGAGGCCCTAAAGGACACCCACACCGGGTTCTCCCTAGAGGAAATTCAAGAGATGGGCTCAAAGGTGTTCCGTGAGATTGATGCCCGACCCCTTGGGCTCCACTGTGAGGTCAACGGTGTGATGGTCGGCCTCTACAAGGCGGTGTTCTTCTGAGACACTCCCCCAACGTTCCATTTTTTTAAAGGGGCTCTTTAAGTGCGAATTCTCGAGTTCTCTAACCTGCAAAAACCTGCCGGAGAATAAAAAATAAGTCAGGCGAGCCTGAGGAAGCCCACCACGCGGCCGTCCTTGAGGAGCTGAACCCTGGTGCCCCACATTCCCTGGACGTAGGTTCCAATTTCAACCTCATTCAGGTCAACGTCCTCCCAGAGCTGGCCGGCTATCTGGCCGTTGATGATTATCGGTATCCTGACCGGCCCCCAGAAGTTCTGCCACGGAGTTCCCTTCGAGGCGTTCTGGAGTGCCTCTTTGGCCCTGGACTTTATCTCCTCAAAGCTGGCGCCCATTCCTGACATGGGCCCCATGCCGCCCATTCCCTGGAACATGCCCATCCTGCAGCCGCCCATCGGGCCACCGTAGGCCCCAGGCATCATGTCCATCTCGGGCCCCATATCCATAGCCTCCTCCGGCATCTCCATACCCCACATTCTTCCGAACCTTCTCATCATGTGCATCCACCTCGGCATTCCAAACCTCATTCACACCACCTCCACTGTATCTTCGTTTTAGAATATCACAAAAGTATTTATAAAGTTTTCTGTTATATTATTGTTAAAGCACAGGTAAACAGATAGAATTATAAAGGTTGGGAGATAAGTGGCTACGGTGATAGAATGCCAAGATGGATGCGATGCGACCCTTCAAACATGAGGGCATTTACGGCGATGCTGAAGTCCCTACTATCGGAGCCCAGGAGGAGTATTATACGGGCTCTCGCGGACGGCGTTAAGGGTACGAACGATATCTACATCGAACTCCAGAGAAACGGCTTTCACATGCCCCGGTCAACGCTTTACTACCACCTTTCCGCGCTCCAGAAAGCCGGAATAATTGAAATGGTCGGTTACAGGGAGCAGGGAGGTGGTGCACCGGAGAAGCTCTGGAAGCTCAAAGTGAGGAGAATAGGCGTGGATTTAGTTACCGGGGATGTGTTCAGGGAGTAGTGGCCTATTCTCCCCTGAAGAAGAGGGCTTCTAAAAAGGAAGGGTTAATCCCGTTCGTTCAAACTAAGGGGTGTACCTATTGTTATGTCTTAGATATGGCCAAAAAAGAATGGATAAAGGGAGATTCACTCCTCAAGTATCTTCCGCCTTCTCCTCTCGTACTCCTCGTCGTCTATCTCACCGCGAGCGTACGCCTCGTCGAGGAGCTCAAGGGCCCTCTCCTTCGATGTCGAGACCTTTGAACCCCCTGACCCCTGATTCAGGAGCCACTTGACGAGCCACACTATCCCGACTATTATCAGGACCCAGAAGATCAGCATGAAGAGCATGCCAAACCATCCAAACCAGCCGAATCCCATCATGTCGTGCCACCCCCACGTTCCTTCTCCAGCGTGAACCAAAAACCCGCTACTGCCAGTGCTTTCAAACATCATTTTCGTACCTCCAACTACTACTCAATAGGAACCGGTATAACCCTTATCCTTACCAGAATGGGAAGAGTAAGGGACAAAAATTCCAAAAATAAAAGTTTCAAGCCTTCAGGAACTTCGCGTTGATAGCCACTATCACCGTGCTCATGCTCATCAGCAGTGCTCCGAGGGCCGGACTGAGCAGTATCCCGTAGGAGTAGAGGGCTCCAGCGGCGAGAGGGATTGCGAAGGAGTTATAGCCAGTCGCCCACGCTAAATTCTGCACCATCTTCCCGTAGGTCTTCCTCGCGAGGTGTACCGCCGTTATCACATCCCTTGGGTCGTTCTTGACGAGGATTATGTCCGCGCTCTCTATTGCAACGTCGGTTCCAGCTCCGATGGCTATGCCCACATCGGCCTGTATCAAAGCCGGAGCATCGTTTATGCCGTCGCCGACCATTGCCGTTACCAACCCCTGGCTCTGGAGCTCCTTGACCTTCTCCGACTTCTGGTGGGGCAGAACCTCCGCAAAGAAGCCGTCCAGACCTAGTTCTTCAGCCACCCACTTCGCCACCTTGGCGTTGTCGCCGGTAAGCATGTAGGCCTTTATCCCCATCTCGTGGAGCCTCTTGACGGCTTCCCTTGACTCCGGCCTTATCCTGTCCGCCAGGGCCATCGCTCCGGCGAGCTTTCCATCAACCACCAGGAAAACCACCGTCTTTCCCTGCTCCAAAACCCTGTTCACGCGCTCGTCCTCTTTCCAGAGCCCGTTCTCCTTCAGGAAACCGGGGCTCACAACGAGGACTTCCCTTCCGTTGATAACTCCCTGAACGCCCTTGCCGGGAAGGACCTTTGACTCCTTCACGTCATAGGGCTTAAGGCCGAGCTCCCTGGCCTTTTCAACTACTCCCTGCGCTATCGGGTGGCTTGAATGCGATTCAAGCGCCGCGGCGTACTTCAGGATTTCCTCCTCACTAAGCTCGTCCAGCGGAATAACGTCCGTGACCTCGAACCTGCCCTCGGTCAGCGTCCCCGTCTTGTCGAAGACAACAACTTCAACGTCCTTAGCCCTCTCAAAGGCCTCCCTGTTCCTGATGAGGATCCCCTTCTCGGCGGAGATGGAAGTAGAGACCGAAACGACCAGCGGAACGGCCAGTCCTAAGGCATGGGGACACGTTATGACCATTACCGTCACCATTCTTTCCAGGGCAAAGACGAAGGGCTTTCCGAGGTAGAGCCACGTCCCGAGCGTTATACTGCCGGCTGTAATCGCTATCAGAGTGAGGTAGAATGCGGCCCTGTTGGCCAAATCCTGGGTTTTAGAGCGCGTCTCCTGGGCCTGTCTCACCAGTTCGACGACCTGCATGAGGTAGGTGTCCTTCCCCGTCTTCTCTATCCTGACCTTTATTGCGCCTTCGAGGTTTATCGAGCCGCCTATAACGGTATCACCGGGCTTTTTGTAGACGGGCTTCGACTCACCGGTGAGCATAGCCTCGTTCACGCTCGTTTCACCCTCGACGATGACGCCATCGGAGGGTATCTTCTCTCCGGGCTTGACGAGGACAATGTCACCTTTCTTCAGCTCGCTGACCGGGACGTCCTTTATTCCCTCCGGCGTCACGAGGTGGGCTTCCGTCGGCATGAGCTTTATGAGCTCCTCCAGCGCCCTCGAAGCACCGAGGACGGAGCGCATCTCGATGTAGTGCCCCACTAGCATGATGTCAATAAGCGTTGCCAGCTCCCAGTAGAAGGTCTTGCCCGGTACTCCGAAGGTCACCGCGACGCTGTAAGAGAAGGCAACCGTGATTGCCAGCCCTATCAGCGTCATCATTCCCGGGTTCCTCTTCCTCAGCTCGTCCTGCATCCCCTTGAGGAAAGGCCAGCCGCCGTAGAAGTAGACCACCGCCGAGAGGCCGAAGAGAACGTAGTGATCCCCGGGAAAGCTCAGCTCGAAGCCGAAGAAGTTCTGTATCAGCGGCGAGAGAAGGAGTATCGGAATCGTGAGTATCGAGGAAACGATGAACCTCCTCTTGAAGTCCTCCATCATCATCCTGTGGTGCTCCGCGTGGGAGTGCTTGTGCTCGCCATGTCCCCTGTGTTCGTGCTCCATGCCCCCATGTCCGGCGTGTTCTTCCATTCCTCCGCTTCCGTGGGCATGTTCGTGGTTTCCGGCCATCTGCATCTCATGCCCCTCGTGCTCCATATGTTCCATCTCAGAACCATCTCCATCATCGTGCATGTGTGCGTGCTCACGGTGCACGCTGTCTTCTTCTTTCATAACACATCACCCTCGTGACTTACTATTGTGCCAAGAATACTTAACCTTTTCCTGTACAAAAGAGAAAATTTGATGCACCAATTCTTCCAAATAATAAAAAAGAGAAAGGCTACCCCTTCATCATCTCCTCGATTTCCTTCAGCCTCTTTCCAGGTTCGAGCTCCTTCTCGGCCGAGGATGTCATCAGACCTTCCGCCATCTCTACCGTCTCGGCATCGAACTCTCCGGTGAGTATGCTCTCGCTCGTGAGGTCTATCATCGTGCTGAGGGCCTCCTCAAGGCTCTCGACCTTCCCCATTGCCTTCTCAAACTCCACCTGCATCTTTGCAACATCCTCCGCCCCCGGCCCTTCGGCTATGCTTTTGACAACGTCCTTGCTGAACCCTATGAACTCGGCCGAGACCTTAACGAGCTCCCTCTGTATCTCGGCCTCCTCCATGAGGAGAAGCAGCCTCTTTGCCTGCTTTATCCTCTGCTCCAGAGTCAGATACTTTACAGCGCTTCTCTTGAGAAGGGCCTCGTCCCCGAGTTTGGCAGCTTCCTTTCCCTGGAGAAAAATCTTGCGCTTCAGGTTCTCAAGGTTGTTTATGTACTGCTTCAGAGCCATCTTGGCCTTTCTCATCCGAATCTTCCGCTCTATCTCCTTCTCCTCCTTGGATTTCCAGAGCCTCACCATTAACACTACCCCCGTTTGAACACGATTACCGTGATGTTGTCTTCGGCGACTTTCAAAGCCTCCCCAACGAGCCGCTCCGCAGCCTCCTTCGGGCCACCCTGGGAGGCGAGTTCCGCTATCTCCCCGTCATCTAGGGTATCGTGAAGGCCGTCCGTGCTCAGGAGCAGGACGTCGGTCTCTTCAATTTCCCACACGTACGTATCAACCGCCAGCTCTATTCCCAGGGCCTTCGTCACGACGTGTCTCATCGGATGGGAGCGAACCTCCTCCTCCCATATAACGCCCCTTTCAAGCAGTTCCCCCACGATGGAGTGGTCCCTCGTCCTTGAGATCACCTTACCATCCCTTATCAGGTAGGCCCTGCTGTCGCCGGTGTTCGCTATCACTGCCGTGTCCTCCCTCACGAAGGCAGCCACCATCGTCGTGCCGGTCTTTCCTGGCTCTGGGGACATCTCCATTATCCGGCGGTGTGCGTCCTTGTAGGCCGTTTTCAGGAGCTCTTCAACTTCTCTCAGTGCAAACCCCTCGGTGTATTCCCTCTCAAACGTCTCCCGGAGCGTCTCCACCGCCGCCTTCGAGGCTATTTCTCCTCCCTCATGCCCCCCGAGGCCGTCCGCGACGGCAAGGAGGTACGCATTTCCAAGGGGCAGTATCAGAAGCGCGTCCTCGTTTTTCTCCCTCGGCCCCGGGTGTGAGATGCCCCACGCCCTATTCCCAACACCCGTTGAGATGACCCTGCTCATCCCCCGAACTCCTCCGCCCACTTCTCATACCTCTCGATGTCCCTCTTTGTTAACGGAGACTTGATCTTCCTGAACGCCTCCTCGAAGTCCCTCATCTCAAGCGGACGCGTTCTTAATGACCTCTTTCTCAGTTCCTCCAGGGGGAGGGAGGCGAGCTTGTGCAGATCCCTGTTTTCCTCGCGTATCATGTTCCACACCGCCTCCTGGCAGAGATTTCTCACGTCCCTGCCCGAGTACAGCCTTCTGACGCTCTCTTCGGCAATCGCGTCTAAATCGAGTCTCGAAACGTCCAGGCCCTTCGTATGTATCCGGACTATCGCCTTGACGGCCTCTTTATCGGGCAGGGGCACGTAGATCCTCTTGGGGAAGCGCGAGAGTACCGCCTCGTCTAGGTCCCACGGTGTGTTAGTCGCCGCTAGCGTGAGGACTAGCCTCTCACTCTCCCCTTCGTGGAACCCCTCAAGCTCGGTGAGGAGTGTGGAGAGCATCCTCCTCGTTGCCTCGCTTGTGTCGTTTGAGCGCCTCGTGGTGAGGGCGTCTATCTCGTCGAGGAACACTATGCTGGGTGCCTTCTCCCTCGCCACCTCGTAGAGTGCGGAGATTATCTTACTCGACTCACCAAAGTACTTGCTGAGGACGCTTGACGCCTTAACGTTGAAGAACGTCGCGTCCAGGCTTCCAGCGGCGGCCGAAGCTAGGAGGGTCTTCCCGGTTCCTGGCGGCCCAAAGAGAAGGATGCCCTTCCAGGGCTGGATTGAGGCGGGCTTTCTAAGGGCCGAGATGACCACGGTCTCCATCATGAGGAGCTTGACGTTATCAAGGCCCCCTATGTCGTCCCAGGTTACACGGGACTTCGACACAAGCCCCAGGACGTACTCCCTGAACTGGTCCTCTTCTTCCTTCTCCTGGGTAGTGCTCTTTCCTTCGGCCCCGACGATGGCTTTCCTGCCGTACTCCCCCCTCTCAATCTGACCGGCTACATCCTCCCACTTCTTGGCCTTCTTCAGGTACAGCTCCCCGTTGTAGGGCACGTGTTTGGCCAGCTGTCTGAGTATGGAGGCACAGCGGAGGGCGCTCTTCTTAGCCCTCTCCATGTTCCCAGCGGCAACGGCCTTCTCGAACTCCTTTTTGGCCCTCTCGAACTCCGTGAGGAGGGGCCCCGAGAGGTCAACAGGCATTTTCAC belongs to Palaeococcus ferrophilus DSM 13482 and includes:
- a CDS encoding SHOCT domain-containing protein, yielding MMFESTGSSGFLVHAGEGTWGWHDMMGFGWFGWFGMLFMLIFWVLIIVGIVWLVKWLLNQGSGGSKVSTSKERALELLDEAYARGEIDDEEYERRRRKILEE
- a CDS encoding PP2C family protein-serine/threonine phosphatase, encoding MSRVISTGVGNRAWGISHPGPREKNEDALLILPLGNAYLLAVADGLGGHEGGEIASKAAVETLRETFEREYTEGFALREVEELLKTAYKDAHRRIMEMSPEPGKTGTTMVAAFVREDTAVIANTGDSRAYLIRDGKVISRTRDHSIVGELLERGVIWEEEVRSHPMRHVVTKALGIELAVDTYVWEIEETDVLLLSTDGLHDTLDDGEIAELASQGGPKEAAERLVGEALKVAEDNITVIVFKRG
- a CDS encoding heavy metal translocating P-type ATPase, whose translation is MKEEDSVHREHAHMHDDGDGSEMEHMEHEGHEMQMAGNHEHAHGSGGMEEHAGHGGMEHEHRGHGEHKHSHAEHHRMMMEDFKRRFIVSSILTIPILLLSPLIQNFFGFELSFPGDHYVLFGLSAVVYFYGGWPFLKGMQDELRKRNPGMMTLIGLAITVAFSYSVAVTFGVPGKTFYWELATLIDIMLVGHYIEMRSVLGASRALEELIKLMPTEAHLVTPEGIKDVPVSELKKGDIVLVKPGEKIPSDGVIVEGETSVNEAMLTGESKPVYKKPGDTVIGGSINLEGAIKVRIEKTGKDTYLMQVVELVRQAQETRSKTQDLANRAAFYLTLIAITAGSITLGTWLYLGKPFVFALERMVTVMVITCPHALGLAVPLVVSVSTSISAEKGILIRNREAFERAKDVEVVVFDKTGTLTEGRFEVTDVIPLDELSEEEILKYAAALESHSSHPIAQGVVEKARELGLKPYDVKESKVLPGKGVQGVINGREVLVVSPGFLKENGLWKEDERVNRVLEQGKTVVFLVVDGKLAGAMALADRIRPESREAVKRLHEMGIKAYMLTGDNAKVAKWVAEELGLDGFFAEVLPHQKSEKVKELQSQGLVTAMVGDGINDAPALIQADVGIAIGAGTDVAIESADIILVKNDPRDVITAVHLARKTYGKMVQNLAWATGYNSFAIPLAAGALYSYGILLSPALGALLMSMSTVIVAINAKFLKA
- a CDS encoding ATP-binding protein, with the translated sequence MPVDLSGPLLTEFERAKKEFEKAVAAGNMERAKKSALRCASILRQLAKHVPYNGELYLKKAKKWEDVAGQIERGEYGRKAIVGAEGKSTTQEKEEEDQFREYVLGLVSKSRVTWDDIGGLDNVKLLMMETVVISALRKPASIQPWKGILLFGPPGTGKTLLASAAAGSLDATFFNVKASSVLSKYFGESSKIISALYEVAREKAPSIVFLDEIDALTTRRSNDTSEATRRMLSTLLTELEGFHEGESERLVLTLAATNTPWDLDEAVLSRFPKRIYVPLPDKEAVKAIVRIHTKGLDVSRLDLDAIAEESVRRLYSGRDVRNLCQEAVWNMIREENRDLHKLASLPLEELRKRSLRTRPLEMRDFEEAFRKIKSPLTKRDIERYEKWAEEFGG
- a CDS encoding winged helix-turn-helix domain-containing protein, with the protein product MPRWMRCDPSNMRAFTAMLKSLLSEPRRSIIRALADGVKGTNDIYIELQRNGFHMPRSTLYYHLSALQKAGIIEMVGYREQGGGAPEKLWKLKVRRIGVDLVTGDVFRE
- a CDS encoding cystathionine gamma-synthase, with translation MRFSTRAIHVGEEPERMQYGDVVSPIHLSTTFAKKSIKEVEEDYVYSRSGNPTRDGLERKLAALENAKYGLAFSSGLAAESTVLLALLKRGDHVIAFDDLYGGTKRLFNQVMERFGLEFTYVDARNPENVRKAIRENTRMIWLETPTNPLLKLADIKAIAEIAHEGDIILVVDNTFASPYFQNPLDLGADITLHSVTKYLGGHSDVVGGAVMVNDGELYEKLRFHQNAVGAVLSPFDSWLVMRGIKTLAIRMERHEKNAMAIAEYLEGHPLVERVYYPGLPSHPQHELAKRQMRGFGGMLSFELKGGLEEAVRFVESLEIFALAESLGGVESLIELPAIMTHASVPREEREKVGIKDSLIRVSVGIEDVEDLIEDLERGFQAVRA
- a CDS encoding class I SAM-dependent methyltransferase, translating into MIPDIDEVRLFLRRLGFEESSLRELIEQIEYFETEAPERDDIVRDYLRDECIERLVKEIVREILRLGKGRVKLLDVAAGSGFFTEGIMRKLEENGISVEVYGLDITPSMLKRLRDKGITPIWGVAERIGDSIRIANEYYGLEVPEKFDIVVSTLAFHHFLNPEEVLRSIKDVLGEEGRAIIVDVLKHSHEEFREALKDTHTGFSLEEIQEMGSKVFREIDARPLGLHCEVNGVMVGLYKAVFF